A region from the Rosa rugosa chromosome 6, drRosRugo1.1, whole genome shotgun sequence genome encodes:
- the LOC133718651 gene encoding uncharacterized protein LOC133718651 codes for MNRCNQAAPVPMRTSSLGTGRSIDLNFGSTGSTGAGGSIDINFGPAGGSIDINFGSTSSTDDGRSIDLNFGSTYSTGGQTSLQQRGGDHQEVQTLPLFPVHGEDVFGNLKTTSEEGSAHDYYFGGSGGYNRGSPVSLELSLNPSGATD; via the exons atgaataggtgtaatcaggctgctccagtgcccatgagaactagttctcttggtactggtagatccattgatctcaattttgggtccactggttctactggtgctggtggatccatcgacatcaattttgggccagctggtggatccattgacatcaattttgggtccactagttctactgatgatggtagatctattgatctcaactttggttccacctattctactg gaggacaaacatccctgcaacaacgaggaggagatcaccaggaggttcaaactcttcctctgttccccgtgcacggcgaggacgtctttggtaacctgaagactacttccgaggaaggtagtgcacatgattactatttcggtggctcaggcggttacaaccgtggatctccagtttctcttgagctcagcctcaacccatccggagctactgattag